A window from Thermodesulfobacteriota bacterium encodes these proteins:
- a CDS encoding YebC/PmpR family DNA-binding transcriptional regulator — MSGHSKWANIKHRKAAVDAKRGKVFTKLIRELTVAAKHGGGDPEANPRLRTAIAAAKSQNMSNDTIDRAIKRGTGEMGGEEYHELSYEGYGPGGSAVLVKTLTDNKNRTVSDIRRIFTKYGGSLGESGCVSWMFHMKGRIAFDKNKVDEDKVFEIALDAGADDVVTEESELVVITPPDAFETVKSAIQSAGLGYETAEVTMIPQNSIKIEGREAENMIRLMEALEDSDDVQNVYSNFDVSEELMLSLAS; from the coding sequence ATGTCCGGCCATTCAAAATGGGCGAATATCAAGCACAGAAAGGCGGCGGTCGATGCGAAAAGGGGTAAGGTCTTCACGAAGCTTATCCGCGAGCTGACCGTTGCCGCAAAGCACGGGGGAGGGGACCCCGAAGCAAACCCCCGTCTCAGGACCGCCATTGCGGCTGCCAAGAGCCAGAACATGTCTAACGATACGATAGACCGGGCTATAAAGCGGGGTACGGGCGAAATGGGCGGGGAAGAGTACCATGAGCTGTCCTACGAGGGGTACGGGCCCGGCGGAAGCGCGGTTCTGGTCAAGACACTCACCGACAACAAGAACAGGACGGTCTCCGATATCAGGAGGATTTTCACGAAGTACGGCGGGAGCCTCGGGGAATCGGGATGCGTCTCGTGGATGTTCCACATGAAGGGAAGGATCGCGTTCGATAAAAACAAGGTCGACGAGGACAAGGTATTCGAGATCGCCCTCGACGCCGGAGCGGACGACGTCGTTACCGAAGAGAGCGAGCTCGTCGTCATCACCCCGCCCGACGCGTTCGAAACGGTCAAGTCCGCGATACAGAGCGCGGGCCTCGGCTACGAGACCGCGGAGGTCACTATGATCCCTCAGAACAGCATCAAGATAGAAGGCAGGGAAGCCGAGAACATGATCCGCCTCATGGAGGCGCTTGAAGACAGCGACGACGTCCAGAACGTATATTCGAACTTCGACGTTTCCGAAGAGCTCATGCTGAGCCTGGCGTCCTGA
- the ruvC gene encoding crossover junction endodeoxyribonuclease RuvC has product MKVIGIDPGSRVCGYGVLESRSGDIRHLASGSITPGHGLPLYQRLKIIYESLIKVIGEHSPEAMSVEDIFFAKNAKSAIKLGEARGVALLAASNSGISIFEYTPTKVKLALTGSGRANKSEVQSMLSMILGVSEFETEDASDALAVALCHINLSRIESRLGKEFTEPRKRRRRFTLNDLPSKG; this is encoded by the coding sequence ATGAAGGTGATCGGAATCGACCCCGGCTCGAGGGTTTGCGGTTACGGGGTCCTCGAGTCCCGGAGCGGGGATATAAGGCATCTGGCGAGCGGGAGCATAACGCCGGGGCACGGCCTTCCCCTCTACCAAAGGTTAAAGATAATATACGAGTCTCTTATAAAAGTGATAGGCGAGCATTCGCCCGAGGCGATGTCCGTCGAGGATATATTCTTTGCGAAAAACGCCAAGAGCGCGATAAAGCTCGGGGAGGCGAGAGGTGTTGCGCTGCTCGCGGCTTCGAATTCCGGGATATCGATATTCGAATACACCCCGACAAAGGTCAAGCTCGCGCTCACCGGGAGCGGGAGGGCGAACAAGAGTGAGGTGCAGAGTATGCTCTCCATGATACTCGGCGTATCCGAATTCGAAACGGAGGACGCTTCCGACGCGCTCGCGGTAGCGCTCTGCCATATAAATCTCTCACGCATCGAGTCCAGGCTGGGCAAGGAGTTCACAGAGCCGCGGAAGAGGAGGAGGCGGTTTACACTAAATGATCTCCCTTCTAAGGGGTAA
- the ruvA gene encoding Holliday junction branch migration protein RuvA, whose translation MISLLRGKVAHKSLGKVVVDVNGVGYGVTVPLSTYYRLPETGGETELKIHTSMKDSSIELFGFHTEDERAVFTLLISVAGVGPRVATNILSYITPAEFASALSSGELDRKKIPGIGPKLASRLTTELKDKVSELGAHEESVKRTGILEDVVSALLNLGYKRAEIDERVSEIERIASGESDIETALRESLKVMRKV comes from the coding sequence ATGATCTCCCTTCTAAGGGGTAAGGTTGCACATAAGTCTCTCGGGAAGGTGGTAGTCGACGTGAACGGCGTCGGCTACGGCGTCACGGTGCCGCTATCCACTTATTACAGGCTCCCCGAGACGGGGGGCGAAACCGAATTGAAGATCCATACAAGCATGAAGGACTCGTCGATCGAGCTCTTCGGCTTCCATACTGAGGACGAGCGCGCCGTGTTCACGCTCCTTATAAGCGTCGCGGGGGTAGGTCCGAGGGTGGCCACCAATATACTTTCCTACATCACGCCTGCCGAGTTCGCCTCCGCTCTTTCTTCCGGGGAGCTCGACAGGAAGAAAATACCGGGCATAGGGCCCAAGCTCGCTTCGAGACTGACGACGGAGCTCAAGGACAAGGTCTCGGAGCTCGGCGCACACGAAGAATCGGTGAAGAGAACCGGCATACTCGAAGACGTCGTATCCGCCCTCCTCAATCTCGGCTATAAAAGGGCCGAGATCGACGAGCGCGTCTCCGAGATCGAGCGCATCGCCTCAGGCGAGAGCGATATCGAGACTGCGCTGAGGGAATCGCTCAAGGTGATGAGGAAGGTCTGA
- the ruvB gene encoding Holliday junction branch migration DNA helicase RuvB, protein MAERLLSPKDREDESLLDRNLRPERLKDYLGQAKVKEKVEIFIEAARRRSEALDHVLLYGPPGLGKTTLAHVVSNELGVRIYATSGPVIERVGDLASILTNLEDRDVLFIDEIHRLNRIVEEYLYSAMEDYKIDIMIGDGPTAKSMKVSVNRFTLVGATTRTGLLTSPLRSRFGVDLRLDYYTSSEIEEILKRSAGILGVEITPEGVAELACRARGTPRIANRLLKRVRDFAEVRADGVIDTGVAASALQMLEVDPLGLDNLDRAILETIIGKFRGGPVGIDSIAAAVSEDKDTIEDVYEPFLIRQGLIAKTPRGRVVTPLAYSHLNIAAPRMQKGLFGD, encoded by the coding sequence ATGGCGGAGAGGCTTCTGAGCCCGAAAGACAGGGAAGACGAATCGCTCCTCGACAGGAACCTCAGGCCCGAGCGGCTTAAAGACTATCTCGGCCAGGCCAAGGTCAAGGAAAAGGTCGAGATCTTCATCGAAGCCGCAAGGAGACGAAGCGAAGCTCTCGACCACGTGCTCCTCTACGGCCCGCCCGGCCTCGGGAAAACGACACTCGCTCACGTCGTCTCGAACGAGCTGGGGGTCAGGATTTACGCCACGTCCGGCCCCGTTATAGAGAGGGTGGGCGACCTCGCTTCAATCCTTACCAACCTCGAGGACAGGGACGTGCTCTTCATAGACGAGATACACCGTCTCAACCGCATAGTCGAGGAATACCTCTATTCGGCGATGGAGGACTACAAGATAGACATCATGATAGGCGACGGGCCTACTGCGAAGTCCATGAAGGTCTCTGTGAACAGGTTTACGCTCGTAGGTGCCACGACCAGGACTGGCTTATTGACGTCCCCTCTACGGTCGAGGTTCGGCGTCGATCTAAGGCTCGATTATTATACCTCGAGCGAAATCGAGGAGATACTTAAAAGGTCTGCAGGCATACTGGGAGTGGAGATTACGCCCGAAGGTGTGGCCGAGCTCGCCTGCCGCGCGCGCGGCACCCCCCGCATAGCGAACAGGCTCCTGAAAAGGGTCAGAGACTTCGCCGAGGTCAGGGCGGACGGGGTGATCGACACCGGCGTAGCGGCCTCGGCGCTCCAGATGCTCGAGGTGGACCCCCTCGGGCTGGATAACCTGGACAGGGCAATCCTCGAGACCATAATCGGGAAGTTCAGGGGAGGGCCCGTAGGCATAGATTCAATAGCGGCCGCCGTGAGCGAGGACAAGGACACGATCGAAGACGTCTATGAACCCTTCTTAATACGGCAGGGACTAATAGCCAAGACTCCCAGGGGGAGGGTCGTCACGCCGCTTGCGTATTCCCACTTGAACATTGCTGCGCCGCGCATGCAGAAAGGGCTCTTCGGGGATTAA